A region from the Malus domestica chromosome 07, GDT2T_hap1 genome encodes:
- the LOC103446934 gene encoding probable serine/threonine-protein kinase PBL7, which translates to MSWFLCSGELSRKAANKKKIKKNKPEDQISSISEQLKANSGLSVKEGSKDGGSGHIAAHTFTFRELAVATKNFRADCILGEGGFGQVYKGRLESTNQVVAIKQLDSNGLQGNREFLVEVLMLSLLHHPNLVNLVGYCADGDQRLLVYEYMPLGSLEDHLHDLPPDGKHLDWNTRMTIAAGAAKGLEHLHDKANPPVIYRDLKCSNILLGEGYHPKLSDFGLAKLGPVGDNTHVSTRVMGTYGYCAPEYAMTGQLTLKSDVYSFGVVLLEIITGRKAIDNSRAAGEHNLVTWARPLFRDRRKFWQIADPMLQGQYPVRGMYQALAVAAMCVQEHPNMRPVIADVVTALNYLASQKYDPEARQSHSSSTASSTPRSRREVLTS; encoded by the exons ATGAGTTGGTTCCTGTGTTCCGGCGAGTTAAGCAGAAAAGCTGCAAATAAGAAGAAGATCAAGAAGAACAAGCCAGAAGATCAGATCTCATCAATTTCAG AACAACTGAAGGCAAATTCAGGACTGTCAGTAAAGGAGGGTTCTAAGGATGGAGGCTCTGGTCACATTGCAGCACATACATTTACATTTCGAGAATTGGCAGTGGCAACAAAGAACTTTCGAGCAGATTGTATTTTAGGTGAAGGAGGTTTTGGTCAAGTATATAAGGGGCGCTTGGAGAGCACgaatcag GTAGTGGCCATAAAGCAACTTGATTCCAATGGGCTTCAAGGGAACAGGGAATTCCTCGTCGAAGTATTAATGTTGAGCCTACTTCACCATCCCAATCTTGTGAACTTAGTAGGCTATTGTGCTGATGGGGATCAGAGGCTTTTGGTATATGAGTACATGCCATTGGGATCTTTGGAAGACCATCTGCACG ATCTACCGCCAGATGGAAAACATCTTGACTGGAACACGAGAATGACAATAGCTGCTGGTGCTGCAAAAGGCTTGGAGCATTTGCACGACAAAGCAAACCCTCCTGTTATTTATCGTGATCTTAAATGCTCAAACATTTTACTTGGCGAAGGGTACCATCCTAAGCTATCAGATTTTGGCTTGGCAAAGTTGGGTCCTGTGGGAGATAATACTCATGTTTCCACTAGGGTGATGGGAACCTATGGATATTGTGCCCCTGAATATGCAATGACTGGTCAGCTCACATTGAAATCAGATGTATACAGCTTCGGGGTTGTTCTTCTGGAAATCATTACCGGAAGAAAGGCAATTGACAATTCCAGGGCTGCCGGGGAACACAATTTGGTCACATGG GCCCGCCCCTTGTTTAGAGATCGGAGGAAATTTTGGCAGATTGCTGATCCAATGCTCCAAGGTCAGTATCCGGTGAGGGGAATGTATCAGGCTCTTGCCGTTGCTGCAATGTGTGTCCAGGAACACCCTAATATGCGACCTGTCATAGCAGATGTGGTCACAGCCCTTAATTACCTTGCTTCCCAAAAGTATGATCCTGAAGCACGGCAATCACACAGCTCTAGCACCGCATCGTCCACTCCTAGGTCTAGGAGGGAAGTTTTAACTTCATAA
- the LOC103446935 gene encoding elongator complex protein 6: MEQGGGLLDEALGNLSRRVVLLEDCVDTSAAFVLHHILKRSLSQPHHSTSNAVVFVAFAHPFSHYDRILRRLGCNLAAQRDNDRFFFLDMLMDCPDEGKNSDCGLIALYGKIQKIISALAQENICVTIMIDDISLMEVAAKGSTNLVLDFLHYCHTLISEFGCSLVMLNHKDIYSSTAKPTLILQMEYLADILITAEPLATGLASDVHGQLTVQNRGIYDGYEGSRNKVSNFQFKAKENSVEYFYPGSRT, from the exons atGGAGCAAGGAGGAGGCTTATTGGACGAAGCGCTAGGAAATCTCAGTCGCCGCGTTGTGCTCCTCGAAGACTGCGTCGACACCAGCGCCGCTTTCGTCCTCCACCACATTCTCAAGCGCTCTCTCTCTCAGCCTCACCACTCCACCTCCAACGCCGTCGTTTTTGTCGCCTTCGCCCACCCCTTCTCTCACTACGATCGCATCCTCCGAAGACtc GGTTGCAATTTGGCTGCACAGAGGGACAATGATAGATTCTTTTTTCTTGACATGCTTATGGACTGCCCAG ACGAAGGAAAAAACAGTGATTGTGGACTAATTGCTTTGTATGGGAAAATCCAAAAGATTATAAGTGCCTTAGCTCAAGAGAACATCTGTGTCACTATTATGATTGACGATATTTCCCTCATGGAGGTGGCTGCTAAGGGATCTACAAATCTTGTGCTAGACTTTCTGCATTACTGCCACACTTTAATATCAGAATTC GGATGTTCCTTAGTCATGCTCAATCACAAGGATATCTATTCAAGCACGGCAAAGCCTACCCTTATTTTACAGATGGAGTATCTAGCAGACATTCTGATAACGGCAGAACCGTTGGCCACTGGTTTAGCCTCAGATGTGCACGGGCAG TTGACAGTTCAGAACAGGGGGATTTATGATGGGTATGAGGGATCGAGAAACAAAGTGTCGAATTTCCAATTCAAAGCAAAGGAAAATAGTGTCGAATATTTCTATCCCGGTAGCAGGACTTGA